The Setaria viridis chromosome 6, Setaria_viridis_v4.0, whole genome shotgun sequence genome contains a region encoding:
- the LOC117860060 gene encoding uncharacterized protein isoform X2, translated as MYFSATLTPVLFGLLNEWAVQILVLFSFTLQVFLLLFAWIRRHKVSPVPRVLLWIAYQLADSTALFTLGHLSISSRLQEHELVAFWAPLLLVHLGGQDTITAYSIEDNGIWLRHLQTLIVQVSGAAYVIYKYIPGSETLIIAAAVLIFIVGVLKYAERIWALKCASMDSIWLSLDTEASTTNIGKDALFDELLVRRHCLDAEDILMAAHGLLDVCKGLFIGLRGVQRPYLGQVVQSFNLCGHLDKLMEMELSLMYDIMYTKAVVIHTRYGFCIRIIAPVATVAALVLFQISNKDGHSSHDVAISYILLVGAVVLEIASLVRAVGSTWTRVWLYDKTKQASPSGSDVRNGRPYHWLHDELVAFRRLVRAGRNRRWSGSIGQFNLLLSCAQATGDKPASKLSAAARSLGLGHIRDLWGKLQNSRSLSVQVSGSIKELVLSEVLRIAGKDHGVAGPFPGLVTLEDFQVTGLIGWSVRDIGFEDSIIAWHIASEICMFKDRSKKDKLLDAIEVLSNYMMFLLVERPYMLPGPVRRSTHERVHDALCGVMGTANGAEHKAGPEKRVEWALRMGLRSIVNKFDDPAEYDNGVRLADMLYHRSSRLEVIFGVWVEMLCFVAHHCSRESHARQLSSGGELVTIVWLMASHGNQSYSSTAFDSNISNV; from the coding sequence ATGTATTTCAGCGCAACACTCACCCCGGTGTTGTTCGGCCTGCTGAACGAATGGGCAGTGCAGATTCTGGTCCTTTTCAGCTTCACACTTCAAGTTTTCTTGCTCTTGTTCGCTTGGATACGTCGCCACAAAGTGTCCCCTGTGCCAAGGGTGCTACTGTGGATTGCGTACCAGCTGGCGGACTCTACCGCGCTCTTCACCCTTGGCCACCTCTCCATTAGCAGCAGATTGCAAGAGCATGAGCTGGTGGCCTTTTGGGCGCCGCTCCTCCTGGTGCATCTCGGCGGCCAGGATACCATCACGGCCTACTCCATAGAGGACAACGGGATCTGGCTGCGCCACCTGCAGACTCTAATTGTGCAGGTATCAGGAGCTGCATATGTCATCTACAAGTACATACCAGGAAGCGAGACGTTGATCATCGCAGCTGCCGTCCTCATCTTTATCGTGGGCGTCCTCAAGTATGCGGAGAGGATATGGGCCCTCAAGTGCGCCAGCATGGACAGTATCTGGCTCTCCCTCGACACGGAGGCCAGCACCACTAACATAGGCAAGGATGCACTTTTTGACGAGTTGCTGGTGAGAAGGCACTGCTTGGATGCAGAGGATATTCTGATGGCCGCACACGGGCTACTGGATGTGTGCAAGGGATTATTCATCGGCTTGAGGGGAGTGCAACGCCCGTATCTGGGCCAAGTCGTGCAGTCGTTCAACTTGTGTGGCCATCTGGACAAGTTGATGGAGATGGAGCTATCCCTGATGTATGACATCATGTACACCAAGGCGGTTGTGATCCACACCCGGTATGGATTCTGCATCCGCATCATTGCGCCGGTTGCCACGGTGGCAGCGTTGGTGCTCTTTCAGATAAGCAACAAAGATGGGCACAGCTCACACGATGTAGCCATCTCCTACATCTTGCTGGTTGGGGCTGTGGTCCTGGAGATTGCGTCCCTTGTCAGGGCGGTAGGGTCGACTTGGACGCGGGTCTGGTTGTATGACAAGACGAAACAAGCTTCACCATCTGGATCTGATGTTCGGAACGGCAGGCCTTACCATTGGCTCCATGACGAACTTGTAGCCTTTCGTCGTCTTGTCAGGGCCGGAAGGAATAGAAGGTGGTCTGGCTCCATTGGGCAGTTCAACTTGTTGCTATCCTGCGCCCAGGCTACGGGGGATAAGCCCGCTAGCAAACTGTCAGCAGCGGCAAGGTCACTGGGGCTGGGGCATATCAGGGACTTGTGGGGCAAACTGCAAAATTCGCGTTCGCTGTCGGTCCAAGTTTCTGGCTCTATCAAGGAGTTGGTGCTGAGTGAGGTGCTACGGATTGCAGGGAAGGATCATGGTGTTGCTGGCCCTTTCCCGGGTCTGGTCACGCTAGAAGACTTCCAAGTGACAGGGCTCATCGGCTGGAGCGTCCGAGATATTGGTTTTGAAGACAGCATCATTGCCTGGCACATCGCCAGTGAGATTTGCATGTTCAAGGATCGCAGCAAGAAAGATAAGTTGCTGGACGCGATCGAGGTACTATCTAACTACATGATGTTCCTCCTTGTTGAACGCCCCTACATGCTGCCCGGTCCTGTGCGGCGCAGCACGCACGAACGTGTCCACGATGCATTGTGCGGGGTGATGGGAACTGCAAATGGAGCCGAGCATAAAGCAGGACCGGAGAAGCGAGTTGAGTGGGCGCTGCGTATGGGGCTGCGTTCTATTGTCAACAAATTTGATGATCCTGCTGAATACGACAATGGAGTAAGACTCGCTGACATGCTCTACCACCGAAGCAGCAGGCTTGAAGTCATCTTTGGCGTGTGGGTCGAGATGCTTTGCTTTGTTGCCCACCACTGCAGCAGAGAATCTCATGCCAGGCAGCTCAGTAGCGGTGGTGAACTTGTCACCATCGTCTGGCTTATGGCAAGCCATGGCAACCAGTCCTACTCTTCCACCGCCTTCGACTCTAATATCTCCAATGTGTGA
- the LOC117860060 gene encoding uncharacterized protein isoform X1, with protein sequence MLLIISEVNSTGGARVDKLSIHQKVHMYFSATLTPVLFGLLNEWAVQILVLFSFTLQVFLLLFAWIRRHKVSPVPRVLLWIAYQLADSTALFTLGHLSISSRLQEHELVAFWAPLLLVHLGGQDTITAYSIEDNGIWLRHLQTLIVQVSGAAYVIYKYIPGSETLIIAAAVLIFIVGVLKYAERIWALKCASMDSIWLSLDTEASTTNIGKDALFDELLVRRHCLDAEDILMAAHGLLDVCKGLFIGLRGVQRPYLGQVVQSFNLCGHLDKLMEMELSLMYDIMYTKAVVIHTRYGFCIRIIAPVATVAALVLFQISNKDGHSSHDVAISYILLVGAVVLEIASLVRAVGSTWTRVWLYDKTKQASPSGSDVRNGRPYHWLHDELVAFRRLVRAGRNRRWSGSIGQFNLLLSCAQATGDKPASKLSAAARSLGLGHIRDLWGKLQNSRSLSVQVSGSIKELVLSEVLRIAGKDHGVAGPFPGLVTLEDFQVTGLIGWSVRDIGFEDSIIAWHIASEICMFKDRSKKDKLLDAIEVLSNYMMFLLVERPYMLPGPVRRSTHERVHDALCGVMGTANGAEHKAGPEKRVEWALRMGLRSIVNKFDDPAEYDNGVRLADMLYHRSSRLEVIFGVWVEMLCFVAHHCSRESHARQLSSGGELVTIVWLMASHGNQSYSSTAFDSNISNV encoded by the exons ATGCTCTTGATAATCTCCGAGGTAAACTCCACAGGTGGCGCCCGCGTTGACAAATTGTCCATTCATCAAAAG GTACATATGTATTTCAGCGCAACACTCACCCCGGTGTTGTTCGGCCTGCTGAACGAATGGGCAGTGCAGATTCTGGTCCTTTTCAGCTTCACACTTCAAGTTTTCTTGCTCTTGTTCGCTTGGATACGTCGCCACAAAGTGTCCCCTGTGCCAAGGGTGCTACTGTGGATTGCGTACCAGCTGGCGGACTCTACCGCGCTCTTCACCCTTGGCCACCTCTCCATTAGCAGCAGATTGCAAGAGCATGAGCTGGTGGCCTTTTGGGCGCCGCTCCTCCTGGTGCATCTCGGCGGCCAGGATACCATCACGGCCTACTCCATAGAGGACAACGGGATCTGGCTGCGCCACCTGCAGACTCTAATTGTGCAGGTATCAGGAGCTGCATATGTCATCTACAAGTACATACCAGGAAGCGAGACGTTGATCATCGCAGCTGCCGTCCTCATCTTTATCGTGGGCGTCCTCAAGTATGCGGAGAGGATATGGGCCCTCAAGTGCGCCAGCATGGACAGTATCTGGCTCTCCCTCGACACGGAGGCCAGCACCACTAACATAGGCAAGGATGCACTTTTTGACGAGTTGCTGGTGAGAAGGCACTGCTTGGATGCAGAGGATATTCTGATGGCCGCACACGGGCTACTGGATGTGTGCAAGGGATTATTCATCGGCTTGAGGGGAGTGCAACGCCCGTATCTGGGCCAAGTCGTGCAGTCGTTCAACTTGTGTGGCCATCTGGACAAGTTGATGGAGATGGAGCTATCCCTGATGTATGACATCATGTACACCAAGGCGGTTGTGATCCACACCCGGTATGGATTCTGCATCCGCATCATTGCGCCGGTTGCCACGGTGGCAGCGTTGGTGCTCTTTCAGATAAGCAACAAAGATGGGCACAGCTCACACGATGTAGCCATCTCCTACATCTTGCTGGTTGGGGCTGTGGTCCTGGAGATTGCGTCCCTTGTCAGGGCGGTAGGGTCGACTTGGACGCGGGTCTGGTTGTATGACAAGACGAAACAAGCTTCACCATCTGGATCTGATGTTCGGAACGGCAGGCCTTACCATTGGCTCCATGACGAACTTGTAGCCTTTCGTCGTCTTGTCAGGGCCGGAAGGAATAGAAGGTGGTCTGGCTCCATTGGGCAGTTCAACTTGTTGCTATCCTGCGCCCAGGCTACGGGGGATAAGCCCGCTAGCAAACTGTCAGCAGCGGCAAGGTCACTGGGGCTGGGGCATATCAGGGACTTGTGGGGCAAACTGCAAAATTCGCGTTCGCTGTCGGTCCAAGTTTCTGGCTCTATCAAGGAGTTGGTGCTGAGTGAGGTGCTACGGATTGCAGGGAAGGATCATGGTGTTGCTGGCCCTTTCCCGGGTCTGGTCACGCTAGAAGACTTCCAAGTGACAGGGCTCATCGGCTGGAGCGTCCGAGATATTGGTTTTGAAGACAGCATCATTGCCTGGCACATCGCCAGTGAGATTTGCATGTTCAAGGATCGCAGCAAGAAAGATAAGTTGCTGGACGCGATCGAGGTACTATCTAACTACATGATGTTCCTCCTTGTTGAACGCCCCTACATGCTGCCCGGTCCTGTGCGGCGCAGCACGCACGAACGTGTCCACGATGCATTGTGCGGGGTGATGGGAACTGCAAATGGAGCCGAGCATAAAGCAGGACCGGAGAAGCGAGTTGAGTGGGCGCTGCGTATGGGGCTGCGTTCTATTGTCAACAAATTTGATGATCCTGCTGAATACGACAATGGAGTAAGACTCGCTGACATGCTCTACCACCGAAGCAGCAGGCTTGAAGTCATCTTTGGCGTGTGGGTCGAGATGCTTTGCTTTGTTGCCCACCACTGCAGCAGAGAATCTCATGCCAGGCAGCTCAGTAGCGGTGGTGAACTTGTCACCATCGTCTGGCTTATGGCAAGCCATGGCAACCAGTCCTACTCTTCCACCGCCTTCGACTCTAATATCTCCAATGTGTGA